One region of Acaryochloris thomasi RCC1774 genomic DNA includes:
- a CDS encoding quinone-dependent dihydroorotate dehydrogenase, with protein MDLYQQALRPLLFSGLKADPETVHRQFMRACDWANCRCDSRRLAGGHRNLTAAAIQRWQKSCSICDPRLTQKLWGLEFMNPLGLAAGFDKDGVATNLWPSFGFGFAEVGTVTFHAQPGNPKPRLFRLPQDQAAINRMGFNNQGAAQMTATLAASQYHRPQNHHPIGINLGKSKITPLEQAAEDYLGSFRLLKEYGDYFVVNVSSPNTPGLRSLQAVEQLEPILTALQTENQGDKPLLVKISPDLAWEDLDAIATLAQTHELAGIIATNTTIQRQGLQTQRLSTGNPPDQEAGGLSGRPVRQRSTEIIRHLWQQTQGQLPIIGVGGIFTGTDAWEKLVAGASLLQVYTGWTYEGPWIVRKILAELLRKLDQHALPSLSAAVGAAHRGQNTD; from the coding sequence ATGGATCTTTATCAACAGGCGCTCCGACCGCTCCTTTTCTCTGGACTGAAAGCCGACCCTGAAACGGTTCATCGCCAATTTATGCGGGCCTGTGATTGGGCCAATTGTCGCTGCGATAGCCGAAGGCTGGCCGGAGGCCATCGCAACCTCACTGCCGCAGCCATTCAACGCTGGCAAAAGTCGTGCAGCATCTGCGATCCGCGCTTAACCCAAAAGCTTTGGGGTCTTGAATTCATGAACCCGCTGGGTCTAGCCGCAGGCTTCGACAAGGATGGCGTTGCCACCAATTTGTGGCCCAGCTTCGGATTTGGCTTTGCAGAAGTGGGCACCGTCACTTTCCACGCCCAACCGGGCAACCCTAAGCCCCGCTTGTTTCGCCTCCCTCAAGATCAGGCCGCCATCAACCGCATGGGCTTTAACAATCAGGGGGCAGCTCAAATGACCGCCACGCTCGCTGCATCACAGTACCATCGGCCCCAAAATCATCATCCCATCGGCATTAATTTAGGTAAATCTAAAATTACCCCCCTCGAACAGGCGGCAGAAGACTACCTCGGCAGCTTTCGCTTGCTAAAGGAGTACGGAGATTACTTTGTCGTTAACGTCAGCTCCCCCAATACGCCGGGGTTGAGATCGCTGCAGGCCGTCGAGCAGCTTGAACCAATTTTGACTGCACTCCAAACCGAAAATCAGGGCGATAAACCTTTGCTGGTCAAGATTTCGCCGGATTTAGCTTGGGAAGATTTGGATGCGATCGCAACCCTCGCTCAAACCCACGAACTTGCCGGAATCATCGCCACCAACACCACCATTCAACGTCAGGGACTGCAAACGCAGCGCCTCTCCACAGGCAATCCGCCCGATCAAGAAGCAGGCGGACTCAGTGGCCGTCCGGTTCGCCAGCGATCCACAGAGATTATTCGACACCTTTGGCAACAGACCCAAGGCCAACTGCCCATCATTGGCGTCGGCGGCATCTTCACCGGAACCGACGCCTGGGAGAAGCTAGTAGCAGGTGCAAGTCTTCTACAGGTCTACACCGGCTGGACCTATGAAGGCCCCTGGATAGTGCGAAAAATCCTGGCAGAACTATTGAGAAAACTGGATCAGCACGCTTTACCCAGTCTCTCCGCAGCTGTCGGTGCCGCTCATCGAGGCCAAAACACCGACTAA
- a CDS encoding peptidase has product MARTARRSWPWVLAIVICLATMLGHNLSPSAGADQRQAPEAQVHPLPESLAAWEDSAQQGDYFDQVQPNGVGYFVWSEFPIQVYVGPATASNDATGWQQAAEIAIQDWQPYLPLALTTEPSAADILIENRKPERRSGERVRAAETRCSDLYVNDDNRLDHRCRINISPNQLGNQAHRMASVRHELGHALGIWGHSPSETDALYFAQVRTPPEISVRDVNTLKRIYQQPTRLGWPLPSATE; this is encoded by the coding sequence ATGGCCCGTACTGCTCGCAGAAGCTGGCCTTGGGTATTAGCCATTGTTATCTGCCTTGCCACGATGCTGGGTCACAATTTGTCGCCAAGCGCTGGCGCAGATCAGCGACAGGCACCTGAGGCTCAAGTCCATCCACTGCCTGAGTCTTTAGCGGCTTGGGAAGATTCAGCCCAGCAGGGAGACTATTTTGATCAAGTTCAACCAAATGGGGTGGGCTACTTCGTGTGGAGCGAGTTTCCGATTCAGGTCTATGTGGGGCCTGCCACAGCTTCAAACGACGCGACAGGCTGGCAGCAGGCAGCAGAGATAGCCATTCAAGATTGGCAACCCTACCTACCGCTAGCGCTGACGACGGAGCCTAGCGCTGCAGATATTCTGATTGAGAACCGAAAGCCTGAGCGCCGCAGTGGTGAACGGGTTCGAGCGGCTGAAACGCGCTGTTCCGACTTATACGTGAATGACGACAATCGGCTAGACCACCGCTGTCGAATTAATATCAGCCCGAACCAGCTTGGAAACCAAGCCCACAGGATGGCTTCTGTACGCCATGAATTAGGCCATGCGCTGGGAATTTGGGGACACAGCCCATCAGAAACGGACGCTCTCTATTTCGCTCAGGTGCGAACGCCTCCTGAGATTTCAGTACGAGATGTTAATACTTTAAAGCGCATTTATCAGCAGCCCACTCGCCTGGGATGGCCTTTGCCGTCAGCGACGGAGTAA
- the secG gene encoding preprotein translocase subunit SecG — MLIKILQGVWAFSAVGSIVLVLLHSPKGEGLGIGGQAQLFTSTKSAETTLNRATWTLVALYMGLTVVLSAGWLG, encoded by the coding sequence ATGCTGATTAAGATCCTGCAGGGCGTTTGGGCCTTTTCTGCCGTTGGCTCTATTGTTCTTGTTTTATTACACAGCCCCAAGGGAGAAGGTCTAGGCATTGGGGGACAAGCCCAACTGTTTACCAGCACCAAAAGTGCAGAAACCACGCTCAATCGCGCCACTTGGACACTGGTGGCGCTCTATATGGGGCTAACGGTCGTCCTCAGCGCAGGTTGGCTCGGATAG
- the gpmI gene encoding 2,3-bisphosphoglycerate-independent phosphoglycerate mutase, giving the protein MTLTPISPVVLVILDGWGYRESSDGNAIATAKTPVVDSLFETYPSTLIETSGKAVGLPAGQMGNSEVGHLNIGAGRTVPQELVRIADAIEDRSFLKNEALTQTCQTVVQNDSKLHLIGLCSQGGVHAHVNHLIALLDLAKEQGIKDVCIHAILDGRDTPPTQGHQEIQRLQAELAHSGIGRIVTLSGRYYAMDRDNRWDRVEKAYRVLTQDDLSFPRDWSALDVINDAYDHEITDEFLPPTRIADGTIEAGDGVIFFNFRPDRARQLTRAFIDPKFDAFERPYIEPLSFTTFTQYDPRFSAKVAFAPQDLTHILGEVIAAHNLKQLRIAETEKYAHVTYFFNGGIEDPLPGEDRIMVASPMVSTYDQQPAMSAPEVTDKAIASIQKGIYSLVVLNYANTDMVGHTGKMEATIEATETVDQNLGHLLDKVIKVGGTLLITADHGNAELMWDENGNPWTAHTTNPVPFILVEGEGRKIPGHGTEVPLRDNGCLADIAPTILDILQLPKPDEMTGHSIIEAAGFDVNQNKGPVRIRL; this is encoded by the coding sequence ATGACATTGACACCCATCTCCCCGGTGGTTTTGGTCATATTAGATGGCTGGGGCTACCGCGAAAGCAGTGATGGAAATGCGATCGCAACTGCGAAGACCCCCGTTGTCGACAGCCTTTTTGAAACCTATCCCAGCACCCTGATCGAAACTTCAGGAAAAGCCGTGGGTCTTCCCGCAGGCCAGATGGGCAATTCTGAAGTGGGACACCTCAATATTGGGGCGGGTCGCACAGTGCCTCAAGAGTTGGTTCGGATCGCCGATGCCATTGAAGATCGGAGCTTCCTCAAAAATGAAGCGCTCACCCAGACCTGTCAGACCGTGGTCCAGAATGACAGCAAACTGCATTTAATCGGTCTCTGTTCCCAGGGGGGTGTTCATGCCCACGTCAACCATCTAATTGCCCTCCTAGATTTAGCCAAAGAGCAGGGCATCAAAGACGTTTGTATTCACGCCATTCTAGACGGTCGAGATACTCCACCCACCCAAGGTCATCAAGAAATTCAGCGGCTTCAGGCAGAGCTAGCCCACAGCGGCATCGGCAGAATTGTGACCCTCAGTGGTCGCTACTACGCCATGGACCGCGACAATCGCTGGGACCGCGTTGAAAAAGCCTATCGAGTACTCACCCAGGACGATCTCTCCTTTCCCCGCGATTGGTCAGCACTCGATGTGATCAACGATGCCTACGACCACGAGATTACAGATGAATTTTTACCGCCCACGCGGATCGCTGACGGTACCATTGAAGCGGGAGATGGCGTCATCTTTTTCAACTTTCGCCCCGACCGAGCACGTCAGCTTACCCGCGCCTTCATCGATCCCAAATTTGATGCCTTTGAACGCCCGTACATTGAGCCGCTGAGCTTCACCACTTTCACGCAGTACGATCCTCGCTTTTCAGCTAAAGTTGCGTTTGCCCCTCAGGATCTCACGCATATTTTGGGGGAAGTAATCGCCGCCCACAACCTCAAACAGCTACGGATTGCTGAAACCGAAAAGTACGCCCATGTCACCTATTTCTTTAACGGCGGCATTGAAGATCCGCTACCGGGAGAAGATCGGATTATGGTAGCCAGCCCCATGGTGTCAACTTACGATCAACAGCCCGCGATGTCGGCCCCCGAAGTGACTGATAAAGCCATCGCATCGATTCAAAAAGGCATCTATTCTCTCGTGGTTCTCAACTATGCCAACACCGATATGGTGGGGCATACCGGCAAAATGGAGGCCACGATAGAAGCCACGGAAACAGTGGATCAGAATCTGGGACACTTGCTCGACAAGGTAATCAAAGTTGGTGGCACCCTGCTAATCACCGCAGATCACGGCAATGCCGAACTGATGTGGGACGAGAATGGCAACCCCTGGACCGCCCATACCACCAATCCAGTTCCGTTTATTTTGGTGGAGGGGGAGGGTCGCAAAATTCCGGGTCACGGTACCGAGGTACCGCTGCGAGACAATGGCTGTTTGGCCGATATCGCACCCACGATTCTAGATATTCTGCAGCTTCCAAAACCCGATGAGATGACCGGGCATTCCATCATTGAAGCTGCTGGCTTTGACGTAAATCAGAATAAGGGACCCGTGCGAATTCGTCTCTAA
- a CDS encoding DUF4212 domain-containing protein: protein MSDSSERQRYWRANIALIRNLLLVWAGVSIGLSILLVQPLNQIYLGRLPLGFWMAQQGSIFVFVILIFIYATQMDKLDRRFNSKGQNHDR from the coding sequence ATGAGCGATTCAAGCGAACGCCAGAGATACTGGCGAGCCAATATAGCTTTGATCCGGAATTTGTTGTTGGTATGGGCTGGGGTGTCCATTGGCTTGAGCATTTTGCTAGTTCAGCCCCTCAATCAGATTTATCTAGGGCGTTTGCCCCTTGGCTTTTGGATGGCTCAGCAGGGATCAATCTTCGTTTTTGTCATCTTGATCTTCATCTACGCCACTCAAATGGACAAGCTTGATCGTCGGTTCAACAGTAAAGGGCAAAATCATGACCGTTGA